From Cryptococcus neoformans var. grubii H99 chromosome 6, complete sequence:
cctcctcccccatcAAGCGTATCATCCGTCAGCAAGATATTGCTTTGCCAGTCCACAATGGAGAAGCTTTGGACGGCACTTTAGATGACAAGGATCCGTTTGATATTGACGACCCTGTCGTCTGCGAAGACGGAACTCCTGTAGAACCGCAGCAATTTTGGAATTCAacgtggaagaggaagcttGCTGTCATTGGCTTGATGATCCCTCCTCTCATATGTAACGTCCTTCTTTTCATATCCAGTCTACTAGCTCCGTCGAATGATGTTGAGGACCGACAAAGAAATATCATTCTTCCGGCattgcttcttccttcacaaACTGTTACATTGATTGTCGGCTTCTGGCATTTATCTCAAAACGAAGTTTCATCACACTGGCCAACAACAATACATAATGCCATTGATATCTTCACTCAGTTTATCGTCCTCGCCTTCTTGGCTCTTTTGCCATCCAGCCCTTTACCTTCGTCGCCTGTATCTCCTGAGGTGTTCGGAGCAGCACCCCCAGATGCATACAGTTCTTCACTGGCTTTCTTGAAAGCTCTCCTGCCGATCTTATACTTGCCTCCTCTGGTAGCCATTCTTTCGGTACGACGAGGTCCTCCCCTTTATCTACCCCTTGAGGCCATCTATCCCTCCAAGATTATCAGTTCAGTCCCTCCTGATGCTCAGTCTCTCGACCCTCGAAAGGCCAATGTCAGCCCAGAAGTGCAAGCGACCATTCCTGAGTGGCTTTTGTTTGGTTACGCGACCGATGTAATTCGCAAGGGATATGTTTCAGAAAGTTTGGATGTATGGGATTTACCTATCTTACCGAGAACGCTCCGTAAGATTTTGTTCCATAAATGGAAATATCGGCTTCTAATCTTAGATGTCAATAGGGGCTTTATATCAGTTTAAAAGAATGAAGCGGGCCTACGGGAAGACCAAGGGACGTCGTGGACGAATGGAAGGTTTCAATCTTCTGCTCACTGTCGCCAAGGTTAACTCTGGACTTCTTTGGGCTCGTAGGCAATTAGTTTCGCTGATATAGGAGCAAAAACTGACGCAATAATGCTTCAGAAACCTTGCTCGCAGCGGCCACCGCTTTTGCGTATTATCTCCCTCATTATCTTCTGAAACTGTTCATCAACTTTTTGGAAAACGACCCTGCGCGGACTGAGCCGGCTTGGGGCTGGCTTCTGTGCTTCGGCCTCTTCACCTCCAATGCCCTCATTTTTATAGCCTCTGGAGTCACATGGTCCATTTGCACAACATATCTCCAGGGAAAAATTCGGCTTCAACTCAATACTATGTTGTTCAAGAAAAcgttgttgaagaaggacattGCTGCGAATAGTGGTGATTCAGGGCAAGTGGGTGGAGTccgagaagaagcggcgAAGGataagaagagaaaagaggagaatggAGACAGTAATGCAGAGGACGGAGAGGCTGTTACCTCAAAAACGCAAATTATGGTCGGTAATCCCTGCTCTACTGAGAAACTTGCTTAACTGGTTGCAGACTCTATTCACCGTCGACGTTGACAGGGTTACTGAATTCGTTTTTCATCGTACGTTGGCCTGTTATTGTGTTTGGCAAATCCCGTTTGCTGATAATCCTATCGTAGTCTTCGCTGTTATTGATGCTCCTCTCGAAATTGTCGTGTATGTTGACTCAACAGGGCATCGATATTTTGACTCATACAATTTAATAGCGCGAGTTTCTTTGTCTTCAAGTTGTTGGGTATTTCGGCCATGTATGGTTTGCTTACAGCCATTCGTAAGTGTGCTTTGAAATGCTTTCTTGCTACATCAGACTCATCCATATTCagtctctcttcctttgaACCATTTCGCATCCAAGATTGTTGTTAGAGCCCAGGAAAACCTCATGAAGACACGAGACCAAAGAACAGCCCTGATGAACGAAATTCTTCAAGGTATCAGGATGCTCAAGTCAGTTTTTTTCCTGGACATCAAGTCCAGAGCTCACCTTACTCAATAGGTTCATGGCCTGGGAACGATCTTTTGAAAGCCGAATTCAAACAATCAGAAGGAACGAACTTTCTTGGCAAGCAAGAAACTACCAAATTGAAGTAGCGTTCAACTGTATTTGGGCTTTGACGCCAGTGATAGTCACTGTTGTTTCATTCTTGGTAAGTGTCATGGGCGAAACAACATGAGCTTACGTCCATTATTTCACAGCACTACACTCTTGTGAGGGGCCAACAGCTTACACCATCTGTTGCCTTTACTTCAGTAGCTGTCTTTGCCGAATTGAGGTGAGTGCAACTTTAATATTCACAATAATCAGTAAAAGCTGACTGCTGATGATACAGATACGCGCTGAATGCCATGTAAGCATAACTCCCGATTCAATAACTTAATCTGATGATTAATATTAGCCCGGAAACTTTTATACAAGCTTTACAAGGTTTCGTTTCTTGCAGACGCATTGAAAAGTATCTATGTCTTGACGAGGTCGCTGCCATTGAAGAGAACGATGGTGAAGGTGATATTGTGCTTTCCTCCGCAACCTTCACTTGGCCTCGGGATGAAACCGCTTTTGCGAACGAACTCGTCATCGACGCAGTTTCTAATGCGGCTACTCCGAAGACCGCATTCACTCTTGCTGATCTTAATCTTCGATTTCCTAAGGGCAAGCTATCACTGATCTGTGGTAGGCTAGGTAAGTTCACACACGGACGATAACAACCGCGTATGCAATATGTCTAACGGTATTGTCAAGGGTCCGGGAAGTCCCTTCTTTTGGCGGGTCTTCTTGGTGAGGCTGATCTCCTTACTGGTCACGTCGTCTGCCCTCGCTCTGCACCTGATGCGATGAGTAAGGCATCGGCAAATCCATCAGGAGACCCCTGGATTGTACCGAACATGGTTGCCTATGTGCCCCAACAAGCCTGGCTTCAAAATGCGTCGATTAAGGAAAAtatcctcttctcatcgCCTTGGGATGCAGAGAGATACCAGCAGGTAATTGAGGCTTGTTCTCTGTTGAATGACTTGGATattcttgaagatggagacgAGACGTAAGTCACGACATTATATAGACCGCTATGTCTTGTACACTGAAACCATCGAAGCGAAGTAGGGGAGAAAGGCCTCAACCTCAGTGGTGGCCAAAAAGCACGAGGTAAGGATTTTTTTGGGTTGGGGCCCTTAAAGGTTTCATGGAGTAATGCCAGTGTTAATTTGCTGCAGTATCCCTCGCACGAGCCATATATAGTCGAGCAGGtgttcttttccttgacgACGGTGAGTAATCTATGGAAAGCCAACCATGAATCGAACTGACGTGATATTTAGTTCTTAGCGCTGTCGATGCCCATACAGCTCACGCAATTATGACCAACTGTTTACAAGGCCCCATCATAGAAGGCCGGACAGTACTTATCGTATCTCATCACACAGCTCTTGTTTCCCCAGCCGCCGCCTATATAGTGGCCTTGGAAAATGTAAGTTCCGGTTTTTCCTTCACTATCATGGCCATTTTTCTGACGAAGTGATGTCAGGGCGATGTCAAATTTTCTGGTACTAGGGAAGAGTTTGTGGCCTCAAATCTGATTGATGAActggatgaggaagatgccCAAGCAAGACCAACTGATTCTGAacaaaaggaggaaaagacaGTTGAAGAAAACTCTACCAAAATTGCAAATAAAAGCGTCCTTAGTCTCAGCGGCGCATGTGCCGAGAGTGAAGCGCCAGACTCTGAAACTAGCTCTCTTGCTCCTGAGGATGACAAAACCATAGTTAGCTCAACGCTAGGAGTCAAGCAAAAAACTCCCCGGAAGCTCATTGAAGACGAAAAGCGCGCACGAGGCAGGATAACCTGGACAGTTTGGAAAACATACTTCAGCGTAAGTACCGATCCAGGTTGAAGATGCGGAGTACGTGGACTAACCCGCGTACAGGCTCTCGGTGGGCCTATATGGTGTAAGTGAAGAGTTTCCGTACATTTTACGGTATCTGACCATCGATCAGGGTCGTTGTTTATTTTGTCCCTGGCGATGGCAATGCTTGTTCCGGTTGCGGAGAAGGGATGGCTAGGGTGAGCACACTACTTGCCACAGTGAGAATTGCTAATAGCAGAGCAGATACTGGACTGGGTCGAGTTTATCTCCTTCAGAAGGTGGTCATACCACCCGTTATTATGTGATGGGGTATTCTGTGGTAAGTCCATTGATCGAACCTTATAATGAGATAAACTGCTGATTGAAATATTGTTAGATCACAATCGCAGGGGTATTTGCCTCCAACTTGCAGTACTGCATAATATATTTCGGCTCGCTTCAAGCCAGCAGAAGGCTTCATAATTGTACGTCTCTCTTGGGATACTCGTCAACATTCACTGATGATTCTTAAGCTATGCTGAAATCAGTTTTGTTTTCAACTCTACGCTTCCATGACACAACCAGCCGAGGACGGCTACTCAATCGTTTTGGTAAAGATATCGAAGGCCTTGACTCCAGTACAGCAGACAATTGTTGGTGTACTATATCATCATGTTCAACCTTATGCTAATGATGCCAATTAGTTGTGCGTAGTGCGGCATACGGCCTCAATGTTGTAGTCACATTCATTTCCATCACTTATGTGGGCGGTCTCCCCTTTGTCATTGCTGGATGGTCCGTATTAAGACAGTCTCTTAGCAAAAAGTGCTAACGTCCAGTTTAGTGTTGTATTGGTTGTCTACTATCAAGCCGGGTCAATTTACGGGCAAACTTCACGGGATATGCGGCGCTTGGACTCAGTGACCCGATCGCCTTTGTACTCGCTATTTGGAGAGACTGTCTCTGGTGTTGCAGTTCTTCGAGCATTCGGTGCTAGTAAGTATATTGACTAAGCATCGCTTTTTATGGAGTTAAAGAATTTGTAGGTAACATGGCTTTGAAAAATATGATGAAACTCGCGGACACGaatcttcttgcttttgccTGGTCTTGGTAAGGCAGATGTTATTGTCTCGGTATGATGCTGACTTGATATAAGGACTGTTAATCGCTGGTTGTCGGGTAAGTAATAACCCACTGAATCATGCAATTACATAGCTGACTACAGACTAGCGCGTTTCAATCTTCTAAGCGCGGTTTTGGTTGGTTTGACTGCAGTTGCAGTCCTTATCGCTCCAAATGTTGATGCGGCAATGGCCGGCTTTGCTCTGGCATTTGCGGGGACTATATGTCATGATTTGCTTTTTGTCGTTAGGCGTTTCGTGCAGCTGGAGCAAAGTATGGTGGCAATTGAACGCTTGAAAGAGTAAGTTTTCTCCAGTCATTTTGTAAATCGTAAACCAGCTTACCGCGGGCATCTTTCGTCTCTGTAGGTTTACCGAGCTTCAACAGGAAGCGCCGGAATATATAGAACCTAGACCTGCCGCTTCCTGGCCTGAACATGGATCCATTAAAGTTGAAAACCTCGTCATTAAGTACGCTGTAAGTGTGCCCCAAGCTCCCTCATTAGCTTTGACGCTCACATGGGTCTGTAGCCCGACCTTCCTAGCGTCCTCCATAATATTTCTTTTGAAGTGTCCCCTCGACAGAAGATTGGCATTGTTGGTGCTACCGGTTGTGGCAAGTCCACATTGGCTCTGAGCTTCTTCCGTTTTGTTGAGGCGGCGGAAGGTCGCATTGAGATTGATGGGGTAGACATATCAAAAATTGGATTGACTGATTTGCGAAGTCGAATGACCATTATACCTCAAGACCCAACAATTCTGTCCGGGACACTGCGTTCAACACTCGATGTCTTTGACGAATATGACGATGTCGATATTTACGCCGCACTCAGGAGAGTGCATTTGATCAAGGATGAAAACCCCTCGACTTCTATGGATGAGCAAAACGACGTGGAAAACAGGAATAAAAATGTATTTGAGGATCTCTCGAATCCAGTCAGGTACGTTAATCGTGTCGATTGTGtaaagccttcttctcattaAGACCTTAGCGAAGGAGGGGACAACTTTTCAAGCGGTGAAAAGCAGCTCATTTGGTGAGTGACTCGGTGTATTTTTTGTGTATACTGAGCGACAAGTGCCCCTATTGAAGCTTTTGCTAATATTTTTTTAAGCATGGCGCGCGCAATACTCAAAAGAAACAAAATATTATTCATGGACGAAGCGACTGCATCGATCGATT
This genomic window contains:
- a CDS encoding ATP-binding cassette transporter yields the protein MSHVLPIAATALIPFTTLTSFTIYLTTHPSSPIKRIIRQQDIALPVHNGEALDGTLDDKDPFDIDDPVVCEDGTPVEPQQFWNSTWKRKLAVIGLMIPPLICNVLLFISSLLAPSNDVEDRQRNIILPALLLPSQTVTLIVGFWHLSQNEVSSHWPTTIHNAIDIFTQFIVLAFLALLPSSPLPSSPVSPEVFGAAPPDAYSSSLAFLKALLPILYLPPLVAILSVRRGPPLYLPLEAIYPSKIISSVPPDAQSLDPRKANVSPEVQATIPEWLLFGYATDVIRKGYVSESLDVWDLPILPRTLRALYQFKRMKRAYGKTKGRRGRMEGFNLLLTVAKVNSGLLWAQTLLAAATAFAYYLPHYLLKLFINFLENDPARTEPAWGWLLCFGLFTSNALIFIASGVTWSICTTYLQGKIRLQLNTMLFKKTLLKKDIAANSGDSGQVGGVREEAAKDKKRKEENGDSNAEDGEAVTSKTQIMTLFTVDVDRVTEFVFHLFAVIDAPLEIVVASFFVFKLLGISAMYGLLTAILSLPLNHFASKIVVRAQENLMKTRDQRTALMNEILQGIRMLKFMAWERSFESRIQTIRRNELSWQARNYQIEVAFNCIWALTPVIVTVVSFLHYTLVRGQQLTPSVAFTSVAVFAELRYALNAIPETFIQALQGFVSCRRIEKYLCLDEVAAIEENDGEGDIVLSSATFTWPRDETAFANELVIDAVSNAATPKTAFTLADLNLRFPKGKLSLICGRLGSGKSLLLAGLLGEADLLTGHVVCPRSAPDAMSKASANPSGDPWIVPNMVAYVPQQAWLQNASIKENILFSSPWDAERYQQVIEACSLLNDLDILEDGDETEVGEKGLNLSGGQKARVSLARAIYSRAGVLFLDDVLSAVDAHTAHAIMTNCLQGPIIEGRTVLIVSHHTALVSPAAAYIVALENGDVKFSGTREEFVASNLIDELDEEDAQARPTDSEQKEEKTVEENSTKIANKSVLSLSGACAESEAPDSETSSLAPEDDKTIVSSTLGVKQKTPRKLIEDEKRARGRITWTVWKTYFSALGGPIWWSLFILSLAMAMLVPVAEKGWLGYWTGSSLSPSEGGHTTRYYVMGYSVITIAGVFASNLQYCIIYFGSLQASRRLHNSMLKSVLFSTLRFHDTTSRGRLLNRFGKDIEGLDSSTADNFVRSAAYGLNVVVTFISITYVGGLPFVIAGCVVLVVYYQAGSIYGQTSRDMRRLDSVTRSPLYSLFGETVSGVAVLRAFGASNMALKNMMKLADTNLLAFAWSWTVNRWLSARFNLLSAVLVGLTAVAVLIAPNVDAAMAGFALAFAGTICHDLLFVVRRFVQLEQSMVAIERLKEFTELQQEAPEYIEPRPAASWPEHGSIKVENLVIKYAPDLPSVLHNISFEVSPRQKIGIVGATGCGKSTLALSFFRFVEAAEGRIEIDGVDISKIGLTDLRSRMTIIPQDPTILSGTLRSTLDVFDEYDDVDIYAALRRVHLIKDENPSTSMDEQNDVENRNKNVFEDLSNPVSEGGDNFSSGEKQLICMARAILKRNKILFMDEATASIDYETDALISKTIREEFSDSTIVTIAHRIHTIIDFDKVLVMDRGNIAEFASPADLLRNHKSRFYSLCKATGRTEFKNLKEMALEAERKRKSV